TTTTCTGCAGCTTCTGTTTGATAGATCTTTCAGCGACCCTCTTCTCTGTTTTTACTATTAATTGTAACATTGTGTTAATTTGTTGCATTTGAGCTTTAACTATGAGTAAAGAAGAGTTCTTGAAGATCCAGGTACACTCTCTCACTCCCATCTTCTTAATTCTTTGCTTCATTTGAACTCAAATGTTCATAACTTTATAAAACTTATTAAAATTTTTTGACCGTTGTGAATATTTCTTTTTCACTCTGCTGTATTCTTTGGGTTATCTGTTCATGCAGAAATGTGCTCTCAAAGTGAACATCCACTGTGATGGATGTAAGCACAAAGTGAAGAAAATCCTGCAGAAAATCGACGGTATCCTCCATTCCCCCCCTCACATTTACCCTTTTGCTTTTGTTCGatacaaattttaaagtttGCATCTTTTCTAAAATTTGTTGGTTAATTTTGAACAGGGGTTTTCACCACCGACATAGATTCAGAGCAGGGGAAGGTGACGGTCTCCGGAAATGTAGACCCTGCTATTCTGATTAAGAAGCTTGCGAAATCCGGCAAACATGCAGAGCTTTGGGGCGCTCCGAAGGCGAACAATAACAACCAGAGCAACCTCCCCAATCAGTTCAAGAACATGCAAATTGACAATGGCAAAGGCGGAAACAACAACAGCGGCAAAGGCGGGCAGAAGGGTGGCGGTGGCGGTAACAGCCAGCCAAAGGGCGGCCAGCAACCCCAGCAGCAACAGCAGAACCAGCAGcttcagcagcagcagctgcagCAGCAACTCCAGCAGCTCCAGCAGCTGCAGCAAATGAAGGGGTTCCAAGATCTGAAGCTGCCCCAATTGCAAGGCATGCAAATGCCCCCTAATTTCAAGGACCAGAACCCGAACCCGAATCAGAAGGCGGTGAAATTCAACGTGAAGGAGGAAGAGGATTTGAGTGACGATGAGTACGATGACCTCGATGATGATGACGACTATGACGATGAGTTTGATGAGTTTGATGATGACATGGATGAACCCCTTCATCCTCTCACTAAGGGGAAGCCTGTGGTGATGGGCACTGGTGGCCAGGGGATGCCGCCGAACATAATGATGATGAATGGTATGATGAAGGGGAACCATCCGCAGATGATGAATGCCGCAGTCCAAAAGGGTGGTGGTGGTCAGAATGGCGGTGGTGCTGCGGGTAATGGGAAAAAGGGCGGCAGCGGTGGGGCTGTGCCTGTTCAGGTGAATATGGGTGGTGGGAACAATGAGGGTAAAAATGGAAATGGAGGAAAGAAGGGTGGCGGCGGCGgtggaaaccaaaaccacaatcAAGGAGGCGGGGGTGGAAAGAATGGAGGCAAAAGTGGAGGCTTTCCGTCGGATGGCAAAAATGGTGGTGGGGGAAATGCCAAGAATGGAAACAGTGGTCAAGGGGGTCCTAATGGGAGCATGGACAATGGCAATGGGGGTAAAAAGGGTGGTGGAGGAGGCGGCGGCGGAGGAATGAGTGAAGTTCAAGCTTTGAACAATGCTTTCCAGAACATGGGTGGCCGTCCTCAGGGCATGCCTGGAGGTAATGTGGGACAGATGGGCAACATGAACATGGCAATGGGCCCAATGGGTAGCATGCCTATGGGCCAAATGGGCAACATTCCAGCTGTCCAAGGCCTGCCGGCTGGCGCCATGAATGGCGGTGGTGGCGGAGGCGCCGGTGGAGGTGGATACTTCCAAGGAGCTGGGCCTGAGGCCATGCCTGGTAACCCCTACCACCAACAACAATACTTGCAGGCTGTGATGAACCAGCAAAGGGCAATGGGCAATGAGAGGTTTCAACCAA
The nucleotide sequence above comes from Malus sylvestris chromosome 16, drMalSylv7.2, whole genome shotgun sequence. Encoded proteins:
- the LOC126608512 gene encoding heavy metal-associated isoprenylated plant protein 33-like, whose translation is MSKEEFLKIQKCALKVNIHCDGCKHKVKKILQKIDGVFTTDIDSEQGKVTVSGNVDPAILIKKLAKSGKHAELWGAPKANNNNQSNLPNQFKNMQIDNGKGGNNNSGKGGQKGGGGGNSQPKGGQQPQQQQQNQQLQQQQLQQQLQQLQQLQQMKGFQDLKLPQLQGMQMPPNFKDQNPNPNQKAVKFNVKEEEDLSDDEYDDLDDDDDYDDEFDEFDDDMDEPLHPLTKGKPVVMGTGGQGMPPNIMMMNGMMKGNHPQMMNAAVQKGGGGQNGGGAAGNGKKGGSGGAVPVQVNMGGGNNEGKNGNGGKKGGGGGGNQNHNQGGGGGKNGGKSGGFPSDGKNGGGGNAKNGNSGQGGPNGSMDNGNGGKKGGGGGGGGGMSEVQALNNAFQNMGGRPQGMPGGNVGQMGNMNMAMGPMGSMPMGQMGNIPAVQGLPAGAMNGGGGGGAGGGGYFQGAGPEAMPGNPYHQQQYLQAVMNQQRAMGNERFQPMMYARPQPAVNYMPPGPPPPYAYAPPPAGEPHTHFFSDENTSSCNVM